Below is a window of Salvelinus fontinalis isolate EN_2023a chromosome 31, ASM2944872v1, whole genome shotgun sequence DNA.
CGGCTGTCATTTTGTGAATAGGTGGTAACTGAGCCGAGCTTCCAGCTCACTTCAACAAAAGGTTGGAAAAGACAGCAATACACAGATTAAATGATTGAATGGAAAAAGTAAGACTGGGTTTTCCATCTTCAGGGCTGTATGATAAACCCTTTCATAATAATACCCTTAAGATTACTGTACAGTTGGGTAAGTTTTTATTGGCAGAATCTGCCTTTTGTGTGAAACACCCTCTCTTTTCAGAGTTTTATCTATGAGCCATAACTTTCCCCCATGTCTAAAGCTTTCTTCTCTCCTATTGCAGTTAACTGAGGTGGGAAAGGACAGCTTACCCTCCTGGCTGCACTGGAACACTGGGAGCTGCATCCTACAAGGCCTAGCCCTGGAGCAGGACAAAGGTGTCCACCATATCTCCCGCTCTGAGATAAACAGTGGCCATAGCCTGGAGGCCTTCTCTATTGAGGTGCACCTAGAAGAGCGAGCCGACACTGAGCCGGCCCTGTTGGCCCTCCAGGCTGAGAGCAACAACCTCCAGTCCTTCATCTGCGGCAACGAGGAGCCCGTCACTGTCCTCACCATCATCTTGGATGCTGACCTCACCAAGATGGACGCCCAGCAGAGGGTAGGCCTGCTGGCCAGCATGAAGAAGTTTTCCGGTGTCCCTCTGGAGCACATGAAGGTGGTCCCCGTCGTCAACAACCGCCTGTTCGACATGTCCGCCTTCATGGCCGGGCCTGGAAATGCCAAAAAGGTGGTGGAGAATGGGGCCCTGTTGTCGTGGAAGCTTGGCTGTGCCCTTGACCAGTCCAACATTCCGAATATCAACAGCGTCCAATCACCTGCCAAAGACGGGTCCATGTCGTCCAAGTTAGGCTACCCAGTGGTGGGCTGGCACATCGTCAACAAGAAGCCCCACTTGGTGAAACGGCTCAGGAGGCAGCTGGGAAACACCCCCACTCCTGTGCCCTCCCTTCTCCCCCCAACCACTCATCCCGAGCCCCCTACTCGTATCATTCCCACCCCCACATCCCCTTCCATCTCCCTAGCCACTGACAGCTCTGTCCCCCCTGTCCGTGGCCCCTTGCCCTTGCCGGTGAAGCCCACTATCAGGCTAAGAGATCAGATAGCCCACACTCCTACTATAGGGGTTCCTCAGCCCACTAGGATCCTGGGCACCACCAGCACCATCCTTATACAGCCTACTATGACCCAGCCTGCTATTCCAGAGGCTACTGCTCTGCCCACCCCACCAAGCACCACTAGAAGGCCCAAGACTTCCACCACCAAGAAAACCAAGAAGCCCAAGATCTCCACTCCAGCGCCTAAGGAACTTACAACCACGACTAAGCCACCGAGACGCACCACCCATCTGTCTCTGGTTCCTGACTACAACAACGAGAAGCCCCAGCTACGCAATCCCATCGACGAGGTGAACGCCTGGGTCGGGACCTACTTTGAGGTGAAGATTCCTCCAGATACCTTCTTCGACAAAGAGGACGGCACCACAGACAAGCTGCGCCTGACTCTGAGGAAGAACCACAACGAGGCGGTGAGCGAGACCTCCTGGATCCAGTTCAACAGCACCATCCAGCTCCTTTACGGTCTCCCAGAGAAAGAACACATGGGCAAACATGAGTACTTCATGCTGGCCACCGACAAGGCAGGCATGAGCACCATAGACGCCTTTGAGGTCCATGTCAACCGTTTGTCAGTCAACGACAAACCCTCTGTCGTTTTTGCTGCCCGTTTCTACGGCGAACCCAATACACTGACCAACGACGTCCACAAGAAGATCCTCCTTACTAAGAAGTTGGCGTATGCACTGGGTGACCGGAACACCAGCACATTGACCCTGCGGAGCATCACTAAGGGCTCCATTGTGGTGGAGTGGACCAACAACAGCCTCCAGCAGAGCCCCTGTCCCAAGGACCAGATCACCGTCCTCAGCAGAAAGATCTCAGACCCCCAGGGCAGGCCAACTCTGGCCTTCTCCAATGCCATGGAGCCAGACTTCAAACCCATCAATATCTCCGTTCGCGGCACCAACAAGTGCCATGCCTACACGTTTGTGCCCCCAGGAGAGGTGATTATCCCTGTTCCCCCTCCAGCCACTCCTTCGCCTGGCACGGGTCGTAGCACCAGTGACGATGTCTACCTGCACACGGTTATCCCGGCTGTGGTGGTGGCGGCACTACTGCTGATCGCCGGCGTCATCGCAATGGTCTGCTACCGCAAGAAGCGCAAGGGCAAGATGAGCATTGAGGAGCAGGCCACCTTTATCAAGAAAGGGGTGCCCATTATCTTTGCAGATGAGCTAGACGACTCCAAGTCCCCCCCGTCCTCTAGTATTCCCCTAATCCTGCAGGAGGAGAAGCCGCCACTGCCCCCTCCGGAGTACCCCAACATGGCTGGCCCTCACAGTACCCTGCTTAACCAGGATCTCCTGGAGTACTCCATCTACCAGGATGAGGACCCCAATGCACCCCCCTATCAGCCCCCTCCACCCTTCACTGTCCCCATTGAGGGGAAAGGGTCCCGCCCCAAGAACATGACATCATACAGGTCGCCACCTCCCTACGTTCCTCCGTAACGCTCTCAAAAGCCTGGGCTTTGGGATGGATGAGAGCAGTTGTTTGTATGAAAACAATTTACGTAGGGATTTTACACACGTACTGCAGATTAAGATGGCTTCGACATGGACGGAGTAGGCGACCACACCTGTATACGTCTACTACTGGCACAGGAAAACTGTACAGAGACAATTTGAAACTCCAGCACTCTTTCTTTTGTTGTCCATCATAGTTGTGCTTTCGACTCTTGCTTAATAATCTTATTTTTAAATCTGTTCTTGCCAAGAATAATCATTTTTATCTTTGAAGATTTACTGTTTCTATTGTATAGAAAATAATGAAAATGCGGAAGAGACTGGAGGCTGCAGAGGCCTTTGGTTCAaatgtcaccatgacaacagactagGAGGCTGTCATTCACAAAGTGAATCTTTATACAAATTACAGTGTATTGCTTTTATCTTTCTTTGGGCTAGATCTACTAAGATTCTGCAGCTGTTATTTTTAGAAGGGAGTTTAAGACAAAAAGGCAAACTAAAACCATGTTTTATTTACATCATAATCGTACATTTATATTATTCTCTTCATCT
It encodes the following:
- the LOC129830462 gene encoding dystroglycan 1-like, which translates into the protein MHCKQRGWDCGGVGRTRPPGRTIPLVLGVLVALVQGTVPGRREVEGLGEMVLVDLEASMHSSVLSDLNAAASVTEGPSMGIPESLAVVKEVAPVSIPDSSAVVGQGFQLRIPPRLTNGSCNVQLTEVGKDSLPSWLHWNTGSCILQGLALEQDKGVHHISRSEINSGHSLEAFSIEVHLEERADTEPALLALQAESNNLQSFICGNEEPVTVLTIILDADLTKMDAQQRVGLLASMKKFSGVPLEHMKVVPVVNNRLFDMSAFMAGPGNAKKVVENGALLSWKLGCALDQSNIPNINSVQSPAKDGSMSSKLGYPVVGWHIVNKKPHLVKRLRRQLGNTPTPVPSLLPPTTHPEPPTRIIPTPTSPSISLATDSSVPPVRGPLPLPVKPTIRLRDQIAHTPTIGVPQPTRILGTTSTILIQPTMTQPAIPEATALPTPPSTTRRPKTSTTKKTKKPKISTPAPKELTTTTKPPRRTTHLSLVPDYNNEKPQLRNPIDEVNAWVGTYFEVKIPPDTFFDKEDGTTDKLRLTLRKNHNEAVSETSWIQFNSTIQLLYGLPEKEHMGKHEYFMLATDKAGMSTIDAFEVHVNRLSVNDKPSVVFAARFYGEPNTLTNDVHKKILLTKKLAYALGDRNTSTLTLRSITKGSIVVEWTNNSLQQSPCPKDQITVLSRKISDPQGRPTLAFSNAMEPDFKPINISVRGTNKCHAYTFVPPGEVIIPVPPPATPSPGTGRSTSDDVYLHTVIPAVVVAALLLIAGVIAMVCYRKKRKGKMSIEEQATFIKKGVPIIFADELDDSKSPPSSSIPLILQEEKPPLPPPEYPNMAGPHSTLLNQDLLEYSIYQDEDPNAPPYQPPPPFTVPIEGKGSRPKNMTSYRSPPPYVPP